A single window of Aquabacterium sp. OR-4 DNA harbors:
- a CDS encoding copper chaperone PCu(A)C, giving the protein MLIRRRMLLQRSALGLGAALLPPLARACEFQAETLRVTHPYCHATEPGSTEAVVCMKFDEVIRSDRLVGASTPVARGADVAGALARPTVDFEIPEGQETWLHERGTWLRLTGLRGPLGVGRTYPLTLEFEHGGTLLAQLTVDFPVLRFR; this is encoded by the coding sequence ATGTTGATCCGCCGCCGCATGCTCTTGCAGCGCAGCGCGCTGGGCCTGGGGGCCGCGCTGCTGCCGCCCTTGGCACGCGCCTGCGAGTTCCAGGCCGAGACGCTGCGCGTGACGCACCCGTACTGCCACGCCACCGAGCCCGGCAGCACCGAGGCCGTGGTGTGCATGAAGTTCGACGAGGTGATCCGCAGCGACCGCCTGGTGGGCGCGAGCACGCCGGTGGCCCGCGGTGCCGATGTGGCCGGCGCGCTGGCACGGCCGACCGTTGACTTCGAGATCCCCGAGGGCCAGGAGACCTGGCTGCACGAGCGCGGCACCTGGCTGCGCCTGACCGGCCTGCGCGGCCCGCTGGGAGTGGGCCGCACCTATCCGCTGACGCTCGAGTTCGAGCATGGCGGCACCCTGCTCGCGCAGCTCACGGTGGATTTTCCGGTGCTGCGGTTTCGCTGA